The proteins below are encoded in one region of Triticum aestivum cultivar Chinese Spring chromosome 1B, IWGSC CS RefSeq v2.1, whole genome shotgun sequence:
- the LOC123106636 gene encoding glycine-rich cell wall structural protein, producing the protein MEEGKDKNNTTEKGLFSNMMHGYPPHGGYGYPPQGYPPPGVPYPAPGAYPPPPQYGYPQPGGYPPHGGYPPVGYPGYGGGHGGHGYGGGHMGYGGGYGGGGHALGHHHGGHGYGHYGHGGHGYGHHGPGHYHGGHGWGHHGHGYHHHHHHGKHGYGKFKKCK; encoded by the exons ATGGAAGAAGGGAAAGACAAGAATAACACCACCGAGAAGGGGCTGTTCTCAAACATGATGCATGGGTATCCACCTCATGGAGGATATGGATACCCTCCTCAAGGTTACCCGCCACCAGGGGTCCCCTACCCTGCTCCCGGGGCGTATCCTCCTCCACCGCAATATGGGTACCCTCAGCCGGGTGGCTACCCACCTCACGGTGGATATCCCCCCGTCGGCTACCCTG GCTACGGGGGTGGCCACGGAGGCCATGGCTATGGCGGCGGGCACATGGGCTACGGaggcggctatggcggcggcggccatgCTCTCGGGCACCACCATGGAGGCCACGGCTACGGCCATTATGGTCACGGAGGCCATGGCTACGGGCACCACGGTCCCGGACACTACCACGGCGGGCACGGCTGGGGGCACCATGGCCATGGatatcaccaccaccaccaccacggcaaGCACGGTTACGGCAAGTTCAAGAAGTGCAAGTGA
- the LOC123106618 gene encoding glycine-rich protein A3, whose protein sequence is MGGGNDGHGYPPGGQGGYPPAGYPPQQGGYPPQQGGYPPQQGYPPAPGAYPPAPGAYPPAPGAYPPAPGAGGPDGEKGLLSNIMHGVAGAHGGGHGYPSGGHGYPPQQHGYPQQGYPPQHGYPPQQHGYPPQQHGYPPAGYPGSSGHSGSHGGGGMGMGGMLAGGAAAAAAAYGAHKLSHGGHGGGGHMMGGMMGGHGGYGGGYGHHGGKFKHGKHGHGKFKHGKHGKHGMFGGGGKFKKWK, encoded by the exons ATGGGAGGAGGCAATGATGGTCATGGGTACCCACCCGGTGGCCAGGGGGGATACCCTCCGGCAGGGTACCCGCCGCAGCAGGGAGGTTACCCTCCACAGCAAGGAGGTTACCCTCCACAGCAAGGATACCCGCCTGCACCTGGAGCTTACCCACCTGCACCTGGGGCATACCCTCCTGCACCTGGGGCGTACCCTCCTGCACCTGGAGCGGGAGGCCCTGACGGGGAGAAGGGGCTCCTCTCCAACATCATGCATGGTGTTGCCGGTGCTCATGGTGGTGGTCATGGCTACCCATCTGGTGGCCACGGGTACCCCCCGCAGCAGCATGGATACCCTCAGCAAGGCTACCCTCCTCAGCATGGCTACCCACCGCAGCAGCATGGCTACCCTCCACAGCAGCATGGCTACCCCCCTGCTGGCTACCCTGGCTCATCTG GTCACAGTGGTAGCCATGGAGGAGGAGGCATGGGCATGGGTGGCATGCTGGCTGGAGGagcagcagctgctgccgccgcttACGGAGCACACAAGCTTTCTCACGGCGGCCACGGTGGAGGTGGACATATGATGGGAGGCATGATGGGCGGCCACGGAGGCTACGGCGGCGGGTACGGCCACCACGGCGGCAAGTTCAAGCACGGGAAGCACGGCCACGGCAAGTTCAAGCACGGCAAGCATGGGAAGCACGGCAtgttcggcggcggcggcaagtTCAAGAAGTGGAAGTAA
- the LOC123106608 gene encoding UPF0014 membrane protein STAR2: MASFHVAQEVDPWAPGFWRDFAMGMLKPLAATAVVAMAVALSFTQRLGVEAEMLYAIARSFLQLSVIGFVLHFIFTQSSPLWILLAYLFMVTVAGYTAGRRARQVPRGGYIAGVSILAGTAVTMFLLVVLSVFPFTPRYIIPVAGMMVGNAMTVTGVTMKKLHEDVKTQRSLVETALALGATPRQATVQQVRRSLVIALSPVIDNAKTVGLIALPGAMTGLIMGGASPLEAIQLQIVVMNMLMGASTVSSILSTYLCWPAFFTKAFQIDDSVFPD, translated from the exons ATGGCGTCGTTCCACGTGGCGCAGGAGGTGGACCCATGGGCGCCGGGGTTCTGGCGCGACTTCGCCATGGGCATGCTCAAGCCGCTGGCGGCGACCGCCGTGGTGGCCATGGCGGTGGCGCTGAGCTTCACGCAGCGgctgggcgtggaggcggagatgctcTACGCCATCGCGCGCTCCTTCCTGCAGCTCTCCGTCATCGGCTTCGTGCTCCACTTCATCTTCACCCAGAGCAGCCCGCTCTGGATCCTGCTCGCCTACCTCTTCATGGTCACCGTCGCCGGCTACACCGCGGGCCGCCGCGCCAGGCAGGTCCCGCGCGGCGGGTACATCGCCGGCGTGTCCATCCTCGCCGGCACCGCCGTCACCATGTTCCTGCTCGTGGTGCTCAGCGTGTTCCCCTTCACGCCCCGCTACATCATCCCCGTGGCCGGCATGATGGTCGGCAACGCCATGACCGTCACCGGCGTCACCATGAAGAAGCTCCACGAGGACGTCAAGACGCAGCGGAGCCTC GTGGAGACGGCGCTGGCGCTGGGGGCGACGCCGCGGCAGGCGACGGTGCAGCAGGTGCGGCGGTCGCTGGTGATCGCGCTGTCGCCGGTGATCGACAACGCCAAGACGGTGGGGCTGATCGCGCTGCCGGGGGCCATGACGGGGCTCATCATGGGCGGCGCGTCGCCGCTGGAGGCCATCCAGCTGCAGATCGTGGTGATGAACATGCTCATGGGGGCGTCCACCGTCAGCAGCATCCTCTCCACCTACCTCTGCTGGCCGGCCTTCTTCACCAAGGCCTTCCAGATCGACGACTCCGTCTTCCCCGACTAG